CCCAGCTTCCTGATGAGACCCTGACCCCAAATGGAAGGACCTGCTTTCAGTGAAGACATCTCCAGGAATGAAAGTAGATCTGAATCGATCGATGACTATAGTTATGAGTCATTCCTCTCTGACTGGAGTTTGTTTGTTAAGTTTGTTTCTTCAATCATATTTCCTAAGcaataaatgttgcttttattgcATATAGAGTGGAAGGGGTTGTCATTACAAGGGCTTCATTGCCCACAAGACTTTCTCAGCAACTGGGACTCTGTTGCCATACAAATTAGAGATGGTGAAGGATTCTTCCCAGAGTCCCCCATCCATTGGCTTCTACCCAGCTAGACCACGCTCTTCTGCCATGAgaaagtgtttcttttgttttggtctcTCCAACCACTCAACTTTCTCTGAACCTTTCGCCCACATTTCTCAAAAGGAGagtcaggcttttttttttttttaaatagtatcaTCTAATACTACAAGCCCCATGACTCTCCTACATAGAAAGCCTACCTATCCTTAAGGAGAACAATGCCTGACCCACTCCAGTGAGATATGCACATTCTCATTTTCAGGAATCTAACCATGCAGATGGAAACTTAAacagttgtttttaaaatgtgacaagctaccaaaagaaaacaaaaacggCAATAAACTCAGAAATGGCAAATAGATTTAATATAGAGTGTCGACTTCAGTTGATTGATAGTGGCTGCCTGGAGTGCTGCATTGAGTACGTTTCTGAGAGTGCACCCTGGCTTGAGAAGAAGACGCTGTGATTATTAGCAATCTGCAAACACAAGTAAAGGAAAGTCAGTCAGTTGATATCTAGCAAACAGGACACAGTAAAACCACAGCAGTGTCTTTGCACGTGTTCCAGGCTTATCTCCAACCCAGGAGTCAGCTCCCCATCCCGCCCCCATGAGCCCCAGCCACCTCACTGCCACAGATACCTGTATCTCACTTGTAGGAGAAACCACAGGCACCGGAGCTGCTGCTGGTACTGGCCCCAGCTCCACTAAGGCCAGCGAAGAGCCCAAATGTGAGACTGGCAGTCAGGCTGGAGTTGTTACTGAAGCCACCACTGGCACCAGCACTGGCACCAGTGCTGGCACTGCTACTGGTACCAGAACTGGCACCGGCACCAGCACTGGCACTGGCACCACCACTTCCTTGGGCTTTGGCTTTAGTTTCAGCTCCTGCCTGGATCCGGGCCTTTGCCCAGGGTCCAATATCAGCTTCGTCCCAGTTGCAGGGCCCAGCGGCATTCTCAGAGCCAAGCCCAATGCCCATCTGAGCTCTAATCTCAGCCCTCGCCTTGGCTTCGGCAGCAGCCTCAGCTGCAGCCTTCAAATCTGCTTCCATTGCCTCTCGGTACTGAGCTGCCCATTCCTTGGGATCCTTCTTTTGCACCTGAAATGGAAGTAATAACCCTTAGAAGGTTCACTGAGAATTTAGCACCTACTGTCTGTAAGACCATAGAACACACTGTATGTCATGTAACAGTACAGCTAGTACTACAAGCAATCCTGCACCAACCATTCCAACCCTTCTTCACCACTTAGCTGGCTCCATGATTTGGATACATCACCCCCCAACTTCTCTGAGGCTGTTTTCACATGGGCAGTACAACAATGCCATATCAGGTGTACAGAAAAAATGATCTAGATATCATGCTTGTCACACTGTTCGATAACTCAGAAGCTTTAAAATGTCCAGATATGAACTTCAGGACACTCTGAACATAGAATGCCCATCCCAGGGCACCCCATGACCTTCATATGCCAAGTACAAATGGCTCTCCAATTACCTTACAAGCAAACTTGAGAACTTTCATCTTGCTGGTCTCATAGTAAGAGCGTAGGCCCCAGAAGAACTCATACTCAGGAGGATTGCTATTGGGTACTCTGGCGTAGTCCAGGtacctttaaagaaaagaatcaaagtcTATTTCTAGGGTCAGTTGTGGACCACTCATGAATGGACTAGTCAGGCTGAAGATGCATACATTCCCAACTAAATCCTTTAGCTCTTCCCCAAAATGGAACCGTATCCTATTGGCCATGGCCAGAAGCCACATGTAAGAACTGGGGAGAAACGTGCGGGGCACTTGCTCACAGGGAGGACATGAGTGTTGTGCTCCTTGTTACATGGTGCCAGATTCCTGTTGGATGTGTTGTAAACAGAGAGGCCTCTTTTCACCGTCCCTGCTCTGAGCACACAACACTGCAAGGATTTGGAAGGGGTCTAACCAGGCTCTGGCAAGatccaccattaaaaaaaaagactgtcaaggtattgtggcacatgcctttaattccagctctcaggaggctgaaacaggatgACCAGTAGTTAAAAGTCATCCTAAATGCACAAGTCAGTACCCAGCATTGTCCTAGGTTGCCTAAGGAAACCAGTCAAGGCcattttgatggatttttttttggcttttttgagacagtgggtgtggtgggggggagtgtggccttggctgtcctggaactcattctgtagaccaggttagccttgaactcaaagatcaacctgcctctgcctcctgatgatTAAAGGCAGGTGTCACCACTACCTGGcagaaattaattttcataaaGCACTACTTAGTGGAGTCAAAAGAATCATGTTCTAAACACAATATTTATTTGCCACCTGTGTAACCCAGAGCAAATGACTTTTCACTTCATTTAGACTATTTCTACATATGTACAAAGCTGTTAATAACCCCTCCCTCACAGAGTTGTTCTAAAACCACATATGAAACAGAAATTTATGACTGCACACAGAAAGAACCTGCCACTGgcctatacacatgtacacattcagaCCGCAAACATATGCTTGGGACACATCCATTATCAAAATAGACAAAACGCAAAGTAGAGTCCAGCAGCAGGCAAAAACACTTACTTCTGCTTCACAAACTCATCAGTAATGAGCTTCTTCACATCTCCAAAGAGTGAGTGATGAATCCTGAGAATACAGAAAGCTCCAATAAACAAATAACTATAATCAGATCTGGTACACTTCCCAGATGATGGCAGAGGCATTTAATTCCGAGATAGAAAAGAGATTTACAGCACAGGGAAAGCTCCGTGGAAGCTCAAGAGATGGTTGTGAGAGTGAGCAGAGACAAGAGCCATTTCCCCATCCACACAGGTCAAAATCTTGGGCCCACTACCCAGCCCagaatccccacccccagctccaccAGACCACCAGGCTGATGCAATCCTGGGAGCGTCCTCTCTTGCCAAAAGACAACACGGACAGCAAGCGCTGAGAGAGCCCAATCATACCCAGGGCGCAGCCCCAACTTGCGCAGCACCTCCCAGATGACAGCTGCAAGAGGAGGCAagaaggagacaaagacagaaaatgagcATCTGGAATTTAGGCAACAGCCACCCATGCAACTGCATGCCCATCCACTCACCCTCACTGGACCGATTTCCATTCATGAAGATGATGCTAAGAAGCACCATGAGGAGGCCCAGCTTAGGTGAGTCCTTGGTCCTAAGGTAAAGAAAGTTTATGTTCATGAGCCATCATCTGTACAGCAGCTTGCTAGGCTACCCTCTCCTAAATTCAGCCTACTCTATGGTCCCAGCACCAAAATGCTACTCCTACCTACGGTTAGGACATGGAAGAATGCCTGTCAACCCAGGCAAGTCTAACACCACTACTACCCACAGGGATCCAGCATGTTTAGTCCCTCTTTCCTGAGCTTCTAATAGGTCATGGAGAGAGGGATGGATGGGCAGAAGCAGAAGCCCCTTCCCACCCTAGCACTTTCCCGGCTTACGTTCCCAGTATGCCTGCATCAGTTGGCTCTAAGGTACTGAGAAGAATATACAAGTGGTCATTCTTGTCAATTTCTTTCAATTGGATTCCAAATACCTATGGATAGGAAGAAGAacttataaaatcataaaattcagCTTCCAGGACTTCTGTAGTTTCTTTTATAGTAAGGGTTTTCTGCAcacgtgaatgtgtgtgtgtgtgtgtgtgtgtgtgtgtgtgtgtgtgtgtgtgtgtgtgtgtgtatgtgtgtgtgtgtgtgtatgtgtccgtCCATccgtgtgtctatgtgtgaaaGAAAGTAATGGACTACTGTATATGAAGCATGTAGTTATGTGCTATTTGTACACATAACAAACATAGGGTGGTTATCCATAGCATCTTTGTAATCAATGGGAATTTAGGGAGACAGAGAGGTGAGCATCTGCAATACATGAGATAGTGTATCCAGCAGCAGGCAGAAGCCAGGTCTAAGCTGCACAGCTTTAGCACTGGCTGTGTTTCCAACACTGACTTGCTGTGTGATCAGTGGCTGCCCCTCCCTAGGCCACCATGTGCTCATCTCCACAGTGATGAGGATGTAGTAGGTCTCTGCTTTCCTCCAGGAGGGTGCTCATATACCTTTCTTCTGTTTAAAGTTTCCCTGGTACACCCATCCCCCAGGGATGCCCCTCACCTTCTCCAAGGAATAGCCTGCTCGTTCAATGATTTCAGGGTATACATCAGTATATTCTTTGATGATGTCCTTCAGCATATCTGCAAATGAGAGTGTTGCAAGCATCTGTCCTGTAGAGATACCAGGTAACCCTGATGCCCAATCAACAGACCCTTTGTTGTCCATGCCATTGGTGGCAGAaccaagttgggggggggggtttcaataGAGATCCCACTGTTAGGAGAACTTTGTGAAAAGTGACAGGAGTATGAGAATGAAGGCTGTCCCCGGCACATTGTGAGAAGACAAGAGAAGGCAGAGCTCAGGAGAGAACAAATGTTTGTAGGACTGTACCCGAGCGCCTGATGGGAATCTTTGTCTGATCTTTAGCCAACAGGTACTTCACCAAGTCATTTGcctaggagaaaaagaaatggtgaaaggaccaaaacaaaaaataaaacacagaaacctCCAAAGCACAACAGAGAAGACACCAGGCAACGCAATGGAAAAGGTGAGATATAGAGGGTGGAGTTCATACCCTCCCTTGTAAAAGGGCCACATCTCTGGGTGGGGGTGCCTCAGGTTCCTGGGATGACTGTAGCTTCGCAGCTCTTCTTCGGGCCTTGCCTCTCCGAGCTCTAGGTGACCTCAGGGAGAGCAAAGCTCTCCGAGCCCAGGCAGCCAACCGAGTCCTTGATGCCCTGCGGGCCCAAAAGGCTATGGGCCCCCTTGAAGCTCTTCGGGCCATGGAGGCCATTAGGGCCTTTGAGACCCTTCGACCACCTGTGGCTTCTGAAGCCTGACTCTGATCACTGTTGCCATCTTCTTCTCCGTCTGGGTGTTTTCCCTGTATCAAAAGAGGGGAAGGTCAATATCAGCAAGTGGCGCAGGTGGCTCTTTCTCGTAACTCAGTCTCTTCTGGAAAGCACACCCAACCCGGTCTCTTCTAGGATAcatccccccaaccctgcccttGTAGTAAGACTCGGCCTCACTGGACACTAGCCACCCTGAGTCATGGGCTTATCACTGACTACCAGTTGGGAATTTCCTCCCTGACTGGATCAGGAACAAGTCAGAAATAAGGCCTGAGGCTTTCGTcttcccacacccacccctgaCTCTGCTTCTAGCACCATTGACTAGTCAGTCCACTTTCTGGGCATCAGTTTCCTGCCATACAGAATGGCACCATAAGGAGTTATTTTCAGATATGAGACTACACATGTGAATATGCCTACCTCAAGGTCTACAGTGTACAGCTACTCTGTAAATATAAAAGCTGCATTCCAGTCAGCATGCAGCTATGTATATACCTGCCTCATCTCCCCACcagcctgggagctctgtggatACAAGAACTGTGACACACTCCTGTTAGTGTTCGCTGGGTCTTTCAGGAACACAGGAATCGTTTTAATTTTGGCAGACAAATGAACAAGAAGATTGTGGAGAAGCAACGATGGGTATGGCAAAGATCTTACCTTTTGAGTATTCTTGGCTTTGACCTTGGGCCGAGTATCCTGGTTCTCCTGAACCTGGACAGCTGCACCCTCAGGCTTTGGTTCATCTGTCCCAGACTGAGAGGCAggagcctcagtctcctgagcctTTGTATTGACCTTCGGATCGGTACCACAGCTGACCTTTTTGGTCGGGGTTGTAGGCATTGTCATAGCCTGCAGGTCAGACTTCTGCGTCTTGGTGTCAGCTGCTGGACTCTTGTTTTCAGCTGCCAGAACCTGGGCCTCACTTAGCTGTGTGGTAGGTGAGGCCTGGGTGGCAGCTGCCTCTGAAGCCTCTGGGGCCTTTGAGACCTCTGTCGCCTTTGGGGTCCCAGAGGCTTTTGGAGCCTTCGCAGCCTCTGAAACCTCTGGTGCCTTTTCAGCCGTTGGTGTTTCTGAGACCTCCAAGTTCTGGGTCACGGTCAACAGGTCCTGCAGCACGGAGccactgtccttttctgaagCTTTGCCCTGCAAGGGAAAGCAAGGAAGTTCACtgaccttcttccctccctcaacAAGGCAAATGGTCCCAAAATTAGGAGGCTACACTTCTCTGACCTGTAAAGACTCTTACTTGTGGTGTGCTCCGACCACCAGCCTAGACAGGCTTCCCAATTAAAAAGTAATGACAGAACATGGGCCcgcccaccctctctcccttccccttggCCTCCCCTCCACTGGAGAGAGGGGATGCACCCAGGCAAAGAAGTGGGTGGAGAATGACAAGGATGGGAGGAGAAGCTCCAAGGATTTAGGGCAGTAAAAGGGGCTGGAAAGGCAAAGCagcaagaaagagggagggatgtCGGTCTTACCTGAGAGCGAGCTGGATCTGCACCACTCTCGCTTGTGTCAGACATGTCTCAAGTTCACCTGGCAAAGCTGAGTTCAAAgagaaggcctgggtcaagtggAGAGCCCGCTGAACGTCGTATCCCTTGTTCTGCCTAGAAGCTGATCCTCACCTTCTTTAGGGCCCCAAAGCCCAGCCCCTCCCGGAGCCCCAACCAGTAGGTGCTCGGATACAGAAATTCTGTCTCTAGGTCTCAGTTCTCTGCAGCCgcaccctcccctcctccaggAAGATGTGCCAGCGCGGCAGCTCTGAGGACCCCGCCCCCTTTTCCCAGCGCACCCCCCCAGCCGCAGGCTTAGAGTGCGCATGCGCGTCTTCTGCAGCGCCCTTTCAACCCCGCCTGCTTTCCCAGTACAAACCCGTTCTTTGAAGTCCACCGTGCACATGCGCATTCAGCAGCTGGCCCTGTCTCTCTGTGAGCCCTTCTCAACACGCCCCTTTCTAGCTATACATAAAGCGCATGCGCAATGTCCACAGTCTCAGTCCAGTACCCAACTCCTATACACGCCCCTCTCCAGGTCCGCAATGCTGTtcagccccgccccctccccaacAAGCCTTCCTTCCAAATTGTCGCAGTGTCTGGTGGTCCTAGCCCCTCCCCTACTCACATCCACCCTATCAATTTCACAGAGCCTCCAGGTCCCGCCCTTTATCCTAACACGCCCCCCTCCAAACGGTAAAACCCAAATTGGTTTGGCTCCTTCCCTGTAACACCCCCTCCTCAACTCAGGATTGAACTAGTGATTCTATCTTAGGCCCAGCCAAACGGGGTCCAgtcccctcccttccttgctgGATAGATTCGGTAAGATTTTGCTCTTAAGGCAGGTTTTCTCCAGATCCCAGAGGGTGGGGCCGACCCCTAGCAGGCTCTCATCCAAAGCTGGGGCCCATGACTTACCTCGTCCTCCTACAATTCCCGAATGTGTCCACTCTCTCCAAGCCCCTCCGAAACTCAGATACTGCCCTCCCCACTAAAGGCCGGAAGTGGTCCCGCCCCTTTCCGCCTCCCTAGGGGGCCTCCGTCCCAGCCcgtctgcccctcccccctcaacACTCCTTATTCCCCCCCCTCCCTATTCCCTCTGCCTGACTCCGGACTCCCTATTTCCCATCACATTTCCTATTTACTCTACAGa
This window of the Mus pahari chromosome X, PAHARI_EIJ_v1.1, whole genome shotgun sequence genome carries:
- the Maged2 gene encoding melanoma-associated antigen D2, which translates into the protein MSDTSESGADPARSQGKASEKDSGSVLQDLLTVTQNLEVSETPTAEKAPEVSEAAKAPKASGTPKATEVSKAPEASEAAATQASPTTQLSEAQVLAAENKSPAADTKTQKSDLQAMTMPTTPTKKVSCGTDPKVNTKAQETEAPASQSGTDEPKPEGAAVQVQENQDTRPKVKAKNTQKGKHPDGEEDGNSDQSQASEATGGRRVSKALMASMARRASRGPIAFWARRASRTRLAAWARRALLSLRSPRARRGKARRRAAKLQSSQEPEAPPPRDVALLQGRANDLVKYLLAKDQTKIPIRRSDMLKDIIKEYTDVYPEIIERAGYSLEKVFGIQLKEIDKNDHLYILLSTLEPTDAGILGTTKDSPKLGLLMVLLSIIFMNGNRSSEAVIWEVLRKLGLRPGIHHSLFGDVKKLITDEFVKQKYLDYARVPNSNPPEYEFFWGLRSYYETSKMKVLKFACKVQKKDPKEWAAQYREAMEADLKAAAEAAAEAKARAEIRAQMGIGLGSENAAGPCNWDEADIGPWAKARIQAGAETKAKAQGSGGASASAGAGASSGTSSSASTGASAGASGGFSNNSSLTASLTFGLFAGLSGAGASTSSSSGACGFSYK